From the genome of Lotus japonicus ecotype B-129 chromosome 6, LjGifu_v1.2, one region includes:
- the LOC130726282 gene encoding thioredoxin-like protein YLS8, producing MSYLLPHLHSGWAVDQAILAEEERLVVIRFGHDWDETCMQMDEVLASVAETIKNFAVIYLVDITEVPDFNTMYELYDPSTVMFFFRNKHIMIDLGTGNNNKINWAMKDKQEFIDIIETIYRGARKGRGLVIAPKDYSTKYRY from the exons ATGTCGTACCTGTTGCCTCACTTGCATTCAGGATGGGCTGTGGATCAGGCAATTCTTGCTGAAGAGGAGCGTCTCGTTGTCATCCGCTTCGGCCACGATTGGGATGAGACTTGCATGCAG ATGGATGAGGTGCTGGCATCAGTTGCAGAGACAATAAAAAACTTTGCTGTGATATACCTTGTGGACATCACGGAGGTGCCTGATTTCAACACCATGTATGAGCTGTATGACCCCTCCACGGTTATGTTCTTCTTCAGGAACAAGCACATTATGATAGACCTTGGAACTGGAAACAACAACAAGATCAACTGGGCTATGAAGGACAAGCAGGAGTTCATTGACATCATTGAGACCATCTACAGGGGTGCAAGGAAGGGACGTGGTCTCGTCATTGCCCCCAAAGATTACTCCACCAAGTACAGATACTAA
- the LOC130724034 gene encoding alpha-1,6-mannosyl-glycoprotein 2-beta-N-acetylglucosaminyltransferase has protein sequence MAVASKKPRLREAALRHLLVVVFVTLSGVLLLIFLLGSNSAPTIGVKGLENVVDDDGSGYHRDLKFTEGRGLPRQSQLSLKLEKLNELPPRNLDLYPTLAKDPIIVVLYVHNRPQYLRVVVESLSRVVGIDETLLIVSHDGYFEDMNKIIEGIRFCQVKQIYAPYSPHLFSNSFPGVSAGDCKDKDDAREKHCEGNPDQYGNHRAPKIVSLKHHWWWMMNTIWDGLKETREHSGHILFIEEDHFIFPNAYRNLQILTSLKPKKCPDCYAANLAPSDVNSRGEEWESLVAERMGNVGYSFNRTVWRKIHNKAREFCFFDDYNWDITMWATVYPSFGSPVYTLRGPRTSAVHFGKCGLHQGQGENNACIDNGLVNINVENHDKVSNIESDWEVHTFKNQPGYKAGFKGWGGWGDNRDRNLCLSFAKLYPSRITASPL, from the coding sequence ATGGCTGTTGCTTCTAAGAAACCCCGCCTTAGAGAGGCGGCTTTGCGCCATTTGTTAGTTGTGGTGTTTGTTACTCTATCTGGGGTTTTACTACTGATATTTCTGCTTGGATCAAATTCAGCACCAACCATTGGGGTGAAGGGTTTAGAAaatgttgttgatgatgatggttcTGGATATCACCGTGACTTGAAGTTTACAGAGGGGCGCGGCCTCCCCCGACAGAGTCAATTGTCACTTAAATTGGAAAAGCTAAATGAGTTGCCTCCAAGAAACTTGGATTTGTATCCAACTCTTGCCAAGGATCCTATCATTGTTGTTCTGTATGTTCACAACCGGCCTCAGTATCTTAGAGTAGTCGTTGAGAGCCTTTCGCGGGTGGTAGGGATTGATGAAaccttgttaattgttagtcATGATGGTTACTTTGAGGATATGAACAAGATCATTGAGGGTATCAGATTTTGCCAAGTTAAACAGATATATGCTCCCTATTCGCCCCATCTGTTTTCGAATAGCTTTCCTGGGGTCTCAGCTGGTGACTGCAAGGACAAGGATGATGCAAGAGAAAAACATTGTGAGGGGAATCCTGATCAATATGGAAACCACCGCGCACCGAAGATTGTATCATTGAAGCATCATTGGTGGTGGATGATGAACACCATATGGGATGGATTAAAAGAGACAAGAGAGCATTCTGGTCATATTCTTTTCATTGAAGAAGACCACTTCATATTTCCAAACGCATATCGCAATCTACAGATTCTAACTTCATTGAAGCCTAAAAAATGTCCTGATTGTTATGCTGCAAATTTAGCTCCTTCTGATGTGAACTCTAGAGGGGAAGAGTGGGAAAGTTTAGTTGCTGAGAGAATGGGGAATGTGGGTTACTCTTTCAATCGTACTGTGTGGAGGAAAATTCACAATAAGGCTAGAGAGTTTTGTTTCTTTGATGACTACAATTGGGATATCACAATGTGGGCAACTGTGTATCCTTCATTTGGAAGTCCAGTTTACACATTACGAGGTCCTAGGACCAGTGCTGTGCACTTTGGTAAATGTGGTTTGCATCAGGGTCAGGGGGAGAATAACGCTTGCATTGATAACGGCTTGGTGAACATTAATGTAGAAAATCATGACAAGGTTTCTAACATTGAATCAGATTGGGAAGTTCACACATTCAAAAATCAGCCTGGTTACAAAGCTGGGTTTAAAGGTTGGGGTGGCTGGGGGGATAACAGAGACCGCAACTTATGCTTGAGCTTTGCCAAGTTGTATCCCTCCAGAATCACTGCATCTCCTTTGTAA